A single window of Oreochromis aureus strain Israel breed Guangdong linkage group 5, ZZ_aureus, whole genome shotgun sequence DNA harbors:
- the LOC116333929 gene encoding ras-related protein rab7-like isoform X2, with translation MNQYAIKKFSNQYKATIGADFLTKEVMVEDRVVVLQIWDTAGQERFRSLNAAFYRGADCCVLVFDLTAPNTFISLNNWKDEFLIQACPRNPENFPFVVLGNKIDLENRQVTTKRAQAWCQSKNNIPYFETSAKDATNLEQAFQTIACNALKQASQGTDVELYFPEPIVFGENDESKSSAKRCSC, from the exons ATGAACCAGTATGCCATCAAGAAATTTAGTAACCAGTACAAAGCCACAATAGGAGCAGACTTCCTGACGAAGGAGGTGATGGTTGAAGACCGGGTTGTTGTATTGCAG atctgggacacagctggCCAGGAGAGGTTCCGGTCTTTGAATGCTGCGTTCTATCGTGGAGCAGACTGCTGTGTGCTGGTTTTTGACTTGACAGCACCCAATACCTTCATATCACTTAACAACTGGAAGGACGAGTTTCTGATCCAGGCCTGTCCTCGAAATCCAGAGAACTTCCCATTTGTGGTGCTAGGCAACAAGATTGACTTGGAAAACAGACAG GTGACCACCAAAAGGGCTCAGGCCTGGTGCCAAAGTAAGAACAACATCCCCTACTTTGAGACCAGTGCAAAAGATGCCACAAATCTAGAACAGGCATTCCAGACAATCGCATGTAACGCACTCAAACAG GCCTCACAGGGGACAGATGTGGAGTTGTACTTCCCAGAGCCCATAGTATTTGGAGAGAATGATGAATCTAAGTCTTCAGCAAAAAGATGCAGCTGCTAA
- the LOC116333875 gene encoding ras-related protein rab7-like isoform X1, with amino-acid sequence MTCKKKGLLKVILLGDMGVGKTSLMNQYVNKKYSNEYKLHLGADFLTKEVMVDDRVVVLQIWDTVGQERFESLNAAYYGGADCCVLVFDLTRSDTFGKIDYLRDHFLIKGHPRHPEDFPFVVLGNKIDLENRQVTTEWAQDWCQSKNNIPYFETSAKDATNVEQAFQTITCNALKQASRRTDVELYFPEPIVLGENDESKSSAKRCSC; translated from the exons ATGACATGCAAGAAGAAAGGTCTTCTCAAAGTCATCCTCCTGGGGGATATGGG TGTTGGGAAGACCTCCTTAATGAACCAATATGTGAACAAGAAGTATAGTAACGAGTACAAACTCCATTTAGGAGCAGACTTCCTGACGAAGGAGGTGATGGTTGACGACCGGGTTGTTGTATTGCAG ATCTGGGACACAGTTGGCCAGGAAAGGTTCGAGTCTTTGAATGCTGCGTACTATGGTGGAGCAGACTGCTGTGTGCTGGTTTTTGACTTGACACGGTCCGATACCTTCGGAAAAATTGACTATTTGAGGGACCATTTTCTGATCAAGGGCCACCCTCGACATCCTGAGGACTTCCCATTTGTGGTGCTAGGCAACAAGATTGACTTGGAAAACAGACAG GTGACCACCGAATGGGCTCAGGACTGGTGCCAAAGTAAGAACAACATCCCCTACTTTGAGACCAGTGCAAAAGACGCCACAAATGTAGAACAGGCATTCCAGACAATCACATGTAACGCACTCAAACAG gcctCACGGAGGACAGATGTGGAGTTGTACTTCCCAGAGCCCATAGTATTAGGAGAGAATGATGAATCTAAGTCCTCAGCAAAAAGATGCAGCTGCTAA
- the arpc4 gene encoding actin-related protein 2/3 complex subunit 4, producing the protein MTATLRPYLNAVRATLQAALCLENFSSQVVERHNKPEVEVRSSKELLLQPVIISRNDKEKVLIEGSINSVRVSIAVKQADEIEKILCHKFMRFMMMRAENFFILRRKPVEGYDISFLITNFHTEQMYKHKLVDFVIHFMEEIDKEISEMKLSVNARARIVAEEFLKNF; encoded by the exons ATG ACAGCAACGTTGCGCCCGTATCTCAACGCTGTGCGTGCCACACTGCAGGCCGCCCTGTGCCTGGAGAATTTCTCCTCACAAGTGGTGGAGAGACACAACAAGCCAGAGGTGGAAGTGAG GAGCAGTAAAGAGTTGCTCCTCCAGCCTGTAATCATCAGCCGTAATGACAAAGAGAAGGTTCTGATCGAAGGCTCCATCAACTCTGTCAGAGTCAGCATCGCTGTCAAGCAG GCCGATGAGATTGAGAAGATTCTGTGCCATAAGTTCATGCGCTTCATGATGATGAGAGCGGAGAACTTCTTCATCCTGAGGAGGAAACCAGTGGAG GGCTATGACATCAGCTTTCTCATCACCAATTTCCACACAGAACAGATGTACAAGCATAAACTAGTGGACTTTGTCATTCATTTCATGGAGGAAATTGACAAGGAGATCAGTGAAATGAAGCTGTCTGTCAACGCCAGGGCTCGTATCGTCGCTGAGGAGTTCCTCAAAAAT TTCTGA
- the LOC116333929 gene encoding ras-related protein rab7-like isoform X1, producing MTSKKRVVLKVIILGDSGVGKTSLMNQYAIKKFSNQYKATIGADFLTKEVMVEDRVVVLQIWDTAGQERFRSLNAAFYRGADCCVLVFDLTAPNTFISLNNWKDEFLIQACPRNPENFPFVVLGNKIDLENRQVTTKRAQAWCQSKNNIPYFETSAKDATNLEQAFQTIACNALKQASQGTDVELYFPEPIVFGENDESKSSAKRCSC from the exons ATGACATCCAAGAAGAGGGTGGTCCTGAAAGTCATCATCCTGGGAGATTCAGG TGTTGGGAAGACCTCCTTAATGAACCAGTATGCCATCAAGAAATTTAGTAACCAGTACAAAGCCACAATAGGAGCAGACTTCCTGACGAAGGAGGTGATGGTTGAAGACCGGGTTGTTGTATTGCAG atctgggacacagctggCCAGGAGAGGTTCCGGTCTTTGAATGCTGCGTTCTATCGTGGAGCAGACTGCTGTGTGCTGGTTTTTGACTTGACAGCACCCAATACCTTCATATCACTTAACAACTGGAAGGACGAGTTTCTGATCCAGGCCTGTCCTCGAAATCCAGAGAACTTCCCATTTGTGGTGCTAGGCAACAAGATTGACTTGGAAAACAGACAG GTGACCACCAAAAGGGCTCAGGCCTGGTGCCAAAGTAAGAACAACATCCCCTACTTTGAGACCAGTGCAAAAGATGCCACAAATCTAGAACAGGCATTCCAGACAATCGCATGTAACGCACTCAAACAG GCCTCACAGGGGACAGATGTGGAGTTGTACTTCCCAGAGCCCATAGTATTTGGAGAGAATGATGAATCTAAGTCTTCAGCAAAAAGATGCAGCTGCTAA
- the LOC116333874 gene encoding ras-related protein rab7-like isoform X1 — MPSKKKSLLKVILLGDSGVGKTSLMNQYAIKTFSNQYKATIGADFLTKEVMVDDRVVVLQIWDTAGQERFRSVNVTYYRGADCCVLVFDVTAPDTFKSLDSWMDHFLIEGYPRHPEDFPFVVLGNKIDLENRQVTTKRAQDWCQSKNNIPYFETSAKDATNVEQAFQTIVRNALKQASQGTDVELYHDFPEPIVLGENDESESSAKRCSC; from the exons ATGCCATCCAAGAAGAAATCGCTTCTGAAAGTCATCCTCCTGGGAGATTCAGG TGTTGGGAAGACCTCCTTAATGAACCAGTATGCCATCAAGACATTTAGTAACCAGTACAAAGCCACAATAGGAGCAGACTTCCTGACGAAGGAGGTGATGGTTGACGACCGGGTTGTTGTATTGCAG atctgggacacagctggCCAGGAGAGGTTCCGGTCTGTGAATGTTACATACTATCGTGGAGCAGACTGCTGTGTGCTGGTTTTTGATGTTACTGCACCCGATACATTCAAATCACTTGACAGCTGGATGGACCATTTTCTGATTGAGGGCTACCCTCGACATCCTGAGGACTTCCCATTTGTGGTGCTAGGCAACAAGATTGACTTGGAAAACAGACAG GTGACCACCAAAAGGGCTCAGGACTGGTGCCAAAGTAAGAACAACATCCCCTACTTTGAGACCAGTGCGAAAGATGCCACAAATGTAGAACAGGCATTCCAGACAATTGTACGTAACGCACTCAAACAG GCCTCACAGGGGACAGATGTGGAGTTGTATCATGACTTCCCAGAGCCCATAGTATTAGGAGAGAATGATGAATCTGAGTCTTCAGCAAAAAGATGCAGCTGCTAA
- the LOC116333874 gene encoding ras-related protein rab7-like isoform X2 → MNQYAIKTFSNQYKATIGADFLTKEVMVDDRVVVLQIWDTAGQERFRSVNVTYYRGADCCVLVFDVTAPDTFKSLDSWMDHFLIEGYPRHPEDFPFVVLGNKIDLENRQVTTKRAQDWCQSKNNIPYFETSAKDATNVEQAFQTIVRNALKQASQGTDVELYHDFPEPIVLGENDESESSAKRCSC, encoded by the exons ATGAACCAGTATGCCATCAAGACATTTAGTAACCAGTACAAAGCCACAATAGGAGCAGACTTCCTGACGAAGGAGGTGATGGTTGACGACCGGGTTGTTGTATTGCAG atctgggacacagctggCCAGGAGAGGTTCCGGTCTGTGAATGTTACATACTATCGTGGAGCAGACTGCTGTGTGCTGGTTTTTGATGTTACTGCACCCGATACATTCAAATCACTTGACAGCTGGATGGACCATTTTCTGATTGAGGGCTACCCTCGACATCCTGAGGACTTCCCATTTGTGGTGCTAGGCAACAAGATTGACTTGGAAAACAGACAG GTGACCACCAAAAGGGCTCAGGACTGGTGCCAAAGTAAGAACAACATCCCCTACTTTGAGACCAGTGCGAAAGATGCCACAAATGTAGAACAGGCATTCCAGACAATTGTACGTAACGCACTCAAACAG GCCTCACAGGGGACAGATGTGGAGTTGTATCATGACTTCCCAGAGCCCATAGTATTAGGAGAGAATGATGAATCTGAGTCTTCAGCAAAAAGATGCAGCTGCTAA
- the LOC116333875 gene encoding ras-related protein rab7-like isoform X2: MNQYVNKKYSNEYKLHLGADFLTKEVMVDDRVVVLQIWDTVGQERFESLNAAYYGGADCCVLVFDLTRSDTFGKIDYLRDHFLIKGHPRHPEDFPFVVLGNKIDLENRQVTTEWAQDWCQSKNNIPYFETSAKDATNVEQAFQTITCNALKQASRRTDVELYFPEPIVLGENDESKSSAKRCSC; encoded by the exons ATGAACCAATATGTGAACAAGAAGTATAGTAACGAGTACAAACTCCATTTAGGAGCAGACTTCCTGACGAAGGAGGTGATGGTTGACGACCGGGTTGTTGTATTGCAG ATCTGGGACACAGTTGGCCAGGAAAGGTTCGAGTCTTTGAATGCTGCGTACTATGGTGGAGCAGACTGCTGTGTGCTGGTTTTTGACTTGACACGGTCCGATACCTTCGGAAAAATTGACTATTTGAGGGACCATTTTCTGATCAAGGGCCACCCTCGACATCCTGAGGACTTCCCATTTGTGGTGCTAGGCAACAAGATTGACTTGGAAAACAGACAG GTGACCACCGAATGGGCTCAGGACTGGTGCCAAAGTAAGAACAACATCCCCTACTTTGAGACCAGTGCAAAAGACGCCACAAATGTAGAACAGGCATTCCAGACAATCACATGTAACGCACTCAAACAG gcctCACGGAGGACAGATGTGGAGTTGTACTTCCCAGAGCCCATAGTATTAGGAGAGAATGATGAATCTAAGTCCTCAGCAAAAAGATGCAGCTGCTAA